The DNA sequence caaggttccTTGTAGAGGTCTTCTGACCCTCATGGTCATATTTCGTGCCTGGAAAGACACGACAAGGGTATTagtttttaggaaagaaaaaagcgGCGTTGGAAGGGAGATTTCATGAAAAAGGGATGTGGGCCAATGAGGGCTTTTGTGCCAGGCAAGGGCTGTGTAGAGGTTTTGGGCAGCAAAGTCAGTGGAGAACATGGGCAGCTCAGTTGGAATCATCTTACTTTCACACTGCCTCTGTACCTCCGTTGACAAAGGGTCTTCTTTTTTCCGTTCATCCTGGAAGCAAACCGCATTGGAACTCTTCTGGACTGCCGTGGCTTCCTGGTTACCTTAGTCATGATGATGCCAAGAAGTGGCCTAACCTAGAACCTCTGCCTCTGAGCTCTCTATTTATACCCTTTCAGGACAATGAGGAGCCACACCCTTCAATCTGATTGGTCAGTGAGGCACCACCCCAGCCAATAGCATCTTGGGGGGCTTAGACATCACAATGTACCACTGTGCCCATCAACATGGGCGAGTGGATGCCGAGGGAGACCATTCTATAACTTTTCCACTGCTGACACCTCTGTGTGTCTGATTCTGGGGAGTGGTGATTCAGGGGCACGGTGTTTCTCCTCATGAGCTTCAAACTTCCTTTCAGTTCCCTTTATCCTTTGACTTATATGTGCCACTTCAACACTCCTGCCTCCTTCATCCCTCTATAAAGATCTGCCAAACCCTTTCTGTCCCACTTCAGCCTTTCAGAGTAATCACTTCATCTCTAGACCACCTTCTGCCTCTTGGGGGTTCCTGAGGCCCTTAAGGAACTTCAGAGCAAGCACTTAAGGTGGAAAAAGGTAATAAAGAACACGTTGGGTGTTTTATCTACTGCGATGAGCTTTAACGACCCCCAGACTTGGTGAATGCTCAGTCTGTTGCCCAAAGTTTAATACACAGTCTACATAAGATTACACAtcagaacaaagacagttttaaatGTCTCCTCCACTAAATTTTTTTGGGATACTTCAACTCTCATATTGAGCAAGGAAACTCAACTTGCCCCATCTACCGGAAATACATtcctgtttattattattattattattttctttttttttttaaggaaggtgCTCAAAGTCAAAAGTCAGTTCACCAGTGTACGACTGAGTCTTGACTAAATCACTTCCCCAGTTATCCCTCCTTGACAGTTATCAGTAGGTAGGGCCCATTGCAGTGCTGACCAATAGCTGAGCAGGACAAGTACCTATAGGTAGCTCAGTGATAGTTGGCTGCTTGTGGGTGGGGCCAGTGAGGCACGGACCAATGGCTGAGCTACTCCTGTTGCCTAGTAACAGGATGCAGAGTAATAAGGCACAGCAATGGCTACCTGCGAAGGGCTGTGCTCTGTTACATAAGGACACTTTGGGTCCAGTGTGCTGGAATCTTTGTGATTGACTCATTTCCAACCTCAGATTTTGATTTCACATAATTATTTAACTTTTGCATATCATACTTTTCATTATATTCCCAGGCATACCTGTCACCAGTGCTGTCATCTCTATGCCCCTCCAACAGCTGCCACTTGATCACATGCTCAGCATATCGTGTAAGTAGTTCAAAGCCAACCAGAATGTGAAGTCCAGCCCACCCTGAAAACTACTTTGACAAACCTTAAATTCACAGGGATTCTTATTCTCTTTACAGTGTAACAGAGCAGGATGAGCACAGCCCTTAACAGGTAGCCAATGGTGTGCTTCATTTCAACCCACCCTGCCCCTAGGCAACAGGTGTTGCTCAAACATTGCTTGGTGCCTCAGAGGGCCACATTCACAAGCAGCCAACTGTCAATGAGTGACCCTTAGTTGTCCTGCTTAGCTGATGGTCAGCACCACAGTGGGCCCTGCCCACAGGTTACTTACTATCAATGAGGGG is a window from the Bos taurus isolate L1 Dominette 01449 registration number 42190680 breed Hereford unplaced genomic scaffold, ARS-UCD2.0 Super-Scaffold_1723_ScbfJmS_2085, whole genome shotgun sequence genome containing:
- the MGC148328 gene encoding Spermatid nuclear transition protein 3-like (The RefSeq protein has 1 substitution compared to this genomic sequence); translated protein: MTKVTRKPRQSRRVPMRFASRMNGKKKTLCQRRYRGSVKARNMTMRVRRPLQGTLRKKIRSYATQSKKVKKTRTPNCFFRSCARKKLNQSRKRSQHMRRNQRRRQNPKRR